Proteins encoded within one genomic window of Vairimorpha necatrix chromosome 3, complete sequence:
- a CDS encoding transcription factor IWS1: MNEESVKLEMLNAVLQDNRNNQNKLPATNKLDKLDLFIKHLLNKDSQERLLNDNILEVVRKWLEPLPDFSLPNIKIKKGILEALRNIYINKDLVLDSKIGVILHFYMINPKENKEIRNMAKEIVYNWLNKIMKEDEY, encoded by the coding sequence ATGAATGAAGAATCtgtaaaattagaaatgtTAAATGCTGTCTTACAAGATAATAGAAATAATCAGAACAAGTTACCAGCCACCAATAAACTTGACAAACttgatttatttataaaacatctTCTTAATAAAGATAGTCAAGAGAGACTTCTAAATGATAATATTCTAGAAGTGGTCAGGAAGTGGCTCGAGCCACTTCCTGACTTCTCCTTGcctaatattaaaatcaagAAGGGTATATTAGAAGCCTTAAGGAATATTTacataaataaagatttagTCCTTGACAGTAAAATTGGGGtgattttacatttttacaTGATCAACcctaaagaaaataaagagaTCAGAAATATGGCCAAAGAAATTGTGTATAATTGgttaaacaaaataatgaaagaagatgaatattaa
- a CDS encoding adrenodoxin-type ferredoxin produces the protein MNNPVKFFFKSLSQIFPVEALKGKTILEVAHDNKIDLEGACEGSCACSTCHVILDKDLYKKLSTPSDKEYDLLDQAYGLTSTSRLGCQIKVDEKFKDKIIELPKFTRNMSVDGYVPKHH, from the coding sequence atgaataatCCTGTAaagttcttttttaaatctttgtCTCAAATTTTCCCTGTAGAGGCTCTAAAAGGCAAGACAATCTTAGAAGTAGCAcatgataataaaatagacCTAGAAGGTGCATGTGAAGGATCCTGTGCTTGTTCTACTTGTCATGTCATCTTAGACAAggatttatataaaaaactctCTACTCCGTCAGACAAGGAATACGATCTACTAGACCAGGCATATGGCCTGACTAGCACAAGCAGGCTAGGGTGTCAAATCAAAGTAGacgaaaaatttaaagataaaattatagaacTGCCTAAATTTACAAGGAATATGTCAGTAGACGGGTATGTACCAAAACATCACTGA
- a CDS encoding 2-oxoglutarate and iron-dependent oxygenase domain-containing protein 1 (OGFD1): MEHSNIFTKSVYSDPFFHIQIDNFLSPENLSILQSFYNSSKFNLQYTDLFKFLQTDELADNSSLDFFKNELSQIFKEFINYDFSDLYYTIFASYYRKGDFLSCHDDMVDDRLYAFTFYLDDFDSGDLVLFDNNCENEYKRIGIKKNRLVIFEVSSLSFHEVEMCKESGRKAITGWINKYNNRFNVKSEPVFYSLPDVELVPFDLSYIENDVIEYEGLEYNFESVDTKLVGKFIQRRVSKLFLDTYVALDIPGCTLVYIDAFLVDINSYILLNDFTNQIEGSLLDVFIIENHGLDMTGNIKFVNEEGVLVYTLDIKKNVMYVIRRGKMRYFIERGYSVNYKVVHMIYRQ, translated from the coding sequence ATGGAACATTCAAATATCTTCACTAAATCAGTATACTCAGATCCCTTTTTCCATATCCAAATTGACAACTTTCTCTCTCCCGaaaatttatctatttTACAATCTTTTTACAATTCTTCCAAGTTTAATTTGCAATACAcagatttatttaaattccTCCAAACAGACGAATTAGCTGACAATTCTTCTCTTGactttttcaaaaatgaattatcacaaattttcaaagaatttattaattatgaTTTCTctgatttatattatacGATTTTCGCTTCTTATTACAGAAAAGGCGATTTTTTATCATGTCACGATGATATGGTCGATGACAGACTTTACGCTTTTACATTTTATCTCGATGATTTTGACTCGGGAGATTTGGTCTTATTTGATAATAATTGTGAGaatgaatataaaagaataggaattaaaaagaatagACTTGTTATTTTTGAAGTGTCTTCTTTATCATTTCACGAAGTAGAAATGTGTAAGGAATCTGGTAGGAAAGCCATCACTGGATGgattaataaatacaataataGATTTAATGTAAAAAGTGAGCCTGTTTTTTATTCCTTGCCTGATGTCGAGTTAGTTCCCTTTGATTTAagttatattgaaaatgacGTCATCGAGTACGAAGGCCTGGAATACAATTTCGAGTCTGTTGATACTAAGTTAGTCggtaaatttatacaaagaCGTGTTTCTAAGTTGTTTTTAGACACATACGTGGCTTTAGATATACCAGGGTGTACTCTGGTTTATATTGATGCTTTTTTAGTAGATATAAATTCGTATATTCTCCTGAATGATTTTACTAATCAGATAGAAGGAAGTTTACTTGATGTTTTCATAATTGAGAATCATGGACTAGACATGACAGGGAATATTAAGTTTGTAAATGAAGAAGGTGTTCTTGTTTATACActtgatattaaaaagaatgTTATGTATGTAATAAGACGAGGAAAGATgagatattttatagaGAGAGGATATTCAGTGAATTATAAAGTAGTACACATGATTTACAGACAATAA